ATTGAAGAATTCTTCTTccaaaaaatatagcaaaaaaTTGTTAACCAACCAAACAGCTTTCACAGCACGCGAGTAAAATTCAACATCCAATTATTATTTACGGGTCTGAAGCACGCTAGCCCCATTTCTCCTCCGAAAAACCACACCCAGCAAAacagaaaaatccaaaacccCAAAAAGCCTCACTACCTAACCAAGCAACAATGGAATCGTCACAGAACCACGACACTTCATGGACCGCCGCTACTAACTGGACCATCGCCGGTGGCTCTCTCGTCGATTCACTCGCGTTCGAGTCCTCTCTTTCCCTTATCACCCACGACGATAATAATGATCAGGGTCAATTCTCCACCGTCGATTCTAAATCGAAATCTCCTCTTGTCCTCTACGCTCCTGCACCCGATTCCGCTCCCTGCGAGATCACTAGTAAGTctctactctttttttattattgatttttgtttttagcgGATTGTTAATCTGGTTATTTtcaatgagaaataaaatttaataatggaaaatgagtttagTTTGCCTCTGCGACTTCTGTTTGGTTACTGAGAAACCgaatgaaattcaaaggaaTTCGAGTTTAGTTTTGCTGTAGAGCGGTTAGGTGTTAAATTATTTATctgctagattttttttctgaatcCATTTGCCTTTAGGAGATCTTTCATTAGTGTGGTTGCTATTTGGACACAGATAACGaacggaaaagaaaaggatgatttaaaaagaaaagtggaagttttttaatatgctatttaggtttacaaaatctagaaaaaagcAACGAGTAAAAGTGCATGTTAATTACTTGTGTTTTACTCTTTGAGTAGTTTATTGAAGTTCTAGTAGAGATGGATATTGAATAGCGAAATATGATTTTCTTGTAATATAAAGTTTCAAAGTTTCTGACAAACCAAAGAGGAATTACTGGATTTATTACGGATgaattttgtgttatttttgtgGTTAAGGTAATTTGTGTACGAATTTAAAGTTTGAGAGTAAATATTTGTATTTCAATCTGAAATTTCTCAAAATGAAAACGAGTTTTATGCAAAGACGGAAATTAATATTGCTTTATTCTAAAACTTGCAAGGTTATGGGTCCTATAATGCGCATTTTTGTGAAGCCCTCTTAAAACTTCTTTTGGTATTTGTGAAGTCTACCCTTTGCAAATCGGTGGCTGTTTGAGCTTGTTGGAAAATTTAGGTTATATTcttggattttgttttgttgctcTCATGGAATAGTTTAGTTGATGGcattaaaaaagatttgaacCTTTCATCCCTTTGGTCTATTAGTTAATGGGCATTTTTATTGTCGTGTGACATTTTTTCTCCATCCACAATGGTTTGGTTGATTTGTGAATTCTCAAATGCTTATAAATTGtaagtttttttcatgttttacaaGATATCTAAGTGTTATGGCGGACTAAAATTGTCTAGATGGATGAATAATGATCATGCCCATTTAATAATTGTTgttaaaaatcaaagaagagtTCCAAAAATTGTAAATTCTTTATGCAGAAATGGTGTGTCATCATTATCATCCCTTCTGTCACACAGaatgttattttttgtaattttgttatttacattaTCTGGAAGCTGAAcaagatattttatattcatttttaccCTCTCTCTGTAAATGATCAATAATTTCTTGTAATGCAGTAAATTTTGCACAAAAACATGAAGTGAGGCAGGTTTATGTTCGAAGTACTGCTCGAGTTTATGAAATATACTGTGCCCCTGAGCAGCAGAGCAGCACTGAGTATCTGTGTACTGTTCGCTGTGGCATTGCTGCTAGAGATGAAGATGTGCTGCATGCTACCAATATTGAAGAAGCTGTTTTGGCACATGCAAGTTCTATTCAAGAATCAGCTGAAGAGAAACTCAGAAATGGTAGTAGCCTATCCCCCAATGAAGATGACTGGGTTGATGTAAAAGCTCTTGATAGTCCCCTGGTCATCAACAGAAACAGTTCATCATCAAATTCTGATATAAAGCCAGAAAGAAACTCGCAGGTATTGAGACTTGCTCTTTTATAGACTTATTGATATTTGTCAGTTTGCTTCTTTCTAATGGCTTGGTTTAAAGCAcccacccccccccccacccccgCCCCAATTATCTTTTAGTGTATAATGAGTTAGCGAGAAACTGAAAACAAGGAAATTGGATGTGATTAAATTCAAAAGCATGGATGTTATGTGTTTTCAATGACTAGGTCTTTTCAGGGAATATATCATTAGTAGGGTGTCGATCTATCTTGCTTTTCCAGAACTAGATGTGGATGCTATCTCTGGAGTTCTTGAATTGAGGCTTGTGATACTCCTTGTAATGGATCAAGAAAGGACTTGCCTTTCCTTTCGTTGcatgtttgtgtttttcttctcttctcttctcttttgttttttggtttcccTTGCTGTTTGGTTTTGCCTCACTGCACAATATCACTTCCTGCACTGACAACTCTAACTCTGAGGGAGGGTATAAGAGAAGCAAGCCAATAGTTGCATAGAACTGATGGTGATGCCTTAGCTTACTGTTAATGGTTGTTGGAAGATTGAATAAGCTGCATTTATTTGTTAGAAGGATCTTTCAGATGAAGTTGAGTTTCCAAGGTTATAATgtattttcagaaaataactTAGGAACTAAGGGGGTGTTTAAATATAGTCAGATTAAAGCATGAAAGCACTGAAGCACATTTGGCTCTTTACTGCACATTTAtctttatcttaattaattttcaatgccTGGTGGATAGAACTTTCAGGATTTTTATGAAGCTACAGCAGAGATCACTGATGCAAACCCTTCCACTTCCCTTACACTCAGGCTGCTTTCGCTTCAGAATAAAGGTTATGTTTGTGTTGATGAAGTTTATGTATTTGGTGATCCTGCTGATGCAAGTAATTCAGATAATCAAGTGGGTCCAATGGAGAACTCTGCTGGAAATTCACTTATGGCCATGCTCGTACCTGCCTTTTTTCAGTTGTCTAAAACAAAGGGTATTGGTGGAGGAGAAGATAAATGCAATATTGATACAAGGGAAAGACAGAATTCTCAGGACAATGGGTCAAAAGCAGCTGCTCCTGTTGATGTTGAGAAGAAAATTCAGGAGGAAGTGAGGTTGCAAGAAGCAGCTAGTCCTACTTCCAAACCTGTCCAGCATGAGATCTCCCAACAAGTTTCAAATACAGAGAGCCAGCCTAATATTTCACGCAATCATTTTGAAGGTGTCCTGGATCAGCTTGTTTCTCGAGTTAACAGAATAGAGGATCTCTTTTTGAGGTTTGAGGAAAGTATGCTGAAGCCCATTAACAGCATTGATGTGAGGCTAGAGCGAGTCGAGCAGCAACTTGATGCGCTCACGAAGAAAACTGAGAGCTCTGCATTGGTTTCTTGCACAAGAATATCTGCTCCTGATTTTTCATGCAGTGAACCAGAGACCAACTCATATAACAGTAGTAGTGATATCAGTTATGTGGCATGTGAAGAAAATAAGAGCCATTCACCTTCTCCTCTGACGTCTGTTCTCCCTGATGCCACCCCTGTTTCTGTAAATGACACAATGTTACAACCTGGTCTGGTAGTTACTGCTCCTGAGTTCTCGAATTATGATGGTGAGGAAGAAGATCATGCGGTGGAATCAGTGAAGGAATCTCCAAAGGATAAACAAAAGCATACTATGTCAATTGATGATGCTTTAGCATATGCACTTGCTGGATTCTTATCTTCAACTTCAATCCAGTCCCAGAAATATTCTCAAACTCCAGTAGTTAAGACTCCTGATTTTACAAGCgaagaagaaaacatcaatGAGAATGTGACTCCACGAATAGTTGAATCTGAACGAAATATGGACCCTCCCGCTTGTTTTTGTGAATCTGATGGGACAGAGCACTTGGGAAATTCACTTTCATCTGTATCAAATATTACTTCTTTAGAGGGCGATGAGAATGTGATGAGATCTCGTAATGATGACAACTCTTCAAAAATGGCTAACGGGGTTGATGAGCAATGTCATCGCAGTGAGGGGGGAGAAAGTGATTCACTGGACATCTGTGTTGGCCATGCAGTTGCACCAGCCACGCATGGTGTGGTGGGCACAGATTCATATCACCTGGAAAACGACATAAAGGATGTGGAAATTGACAACAAAATAAGCAAAACTCCTGATCTTCAGAAAACTGAGAATCTGAAACAGTTTTCTAAAGATCAGACTGATGATGGCTCTGTTACTACCCAGGAAATAGCTGTTTCAAATGAATTAGTCGCTTCCAAAGGCACAGAAGAAGAATCCAAACAAGACATTCTGCAGAACATTGTTGAACTGTCACGCGCATCTTCTGTAGTAGATTTTGAATCTCCAATCCTGGAAGTGAAATTTGTTTCCCAAGAAAACTCAGGTATCAAGTCTCCCCTTGAAGCCCTTTTGGCCGGCATGCCTGATCTGGAAGTCGAAATTCCATCAGTTATGGAAGACAATAATGATGGGTCTAAAAATGGCGATCAGTGCAGCTTAATTTCAGTTGAGGATTTTGGAGCAGAAGGTTCTGGAACTGATACCCACATTTCAGTGGATATGGATTATTACAGTCTTAATGAGACGCCTTCAAATATCGAAGCTGATAAACCATACGACTGTTATACAAGCAGCAGCCAGGAAATGCCAGCTGTAAGTCTGATATGAGAATGAGCTGCTGTTCATATATGTAGATGCTAAGCTGTATATTAATCCGTACTTTAACCAGTACTCTGGCAACTGTTGTCTTCTTCGACCGCTCTACCCTTCACTTCCACCTTTGTCAACGTGTTTGGTTAATGGCAAATGCCAAAGGCTTCTCTAGGAATTCCAAAATGGATCTTTTTGTGCAATATACGTGCTGTTTTAATAGCTATAACCAAGTCATGCGGATTGATGAGgaattaagatttaattttttagaaactgATGGCTctgtatattttataatatgttatttttgtttaaccttGTGTTTTGAAACCGTCACACATATACATGTGTTAGATTTGGTTTTCagatttaatattgttttttttttttttaactatgcaCTAAGTTTGAGTTTGGTGAATTACTAGTACATATGGATTAGGGAGGTTTCATATCCATGATTATTAGATTTGAGATTATTCTAGGTTCAAATACATATAAAACTGATAATTATTATAAGTTTTATGTTGGGTAatgagattttatttgtttatttttatagtttttaacattaaatgtTAAAAGTCGAGAATGATTTTCTTTGTCTATTCTTAAGTATATAAAAATCTCTTGAgagtatcatatttttattaaaattaatattaatattgtataaaagatttatattatcattaaaattatGTAGATAATATCtatctttcattaatattaaaagaaaaaaataaaacttcaactCATCCatttaaataacaagacaaaatTCATGAGTCATAGATACTTTTTGAACCATCCAAgtaaatgatttatatttttatattatgtaaatattaatgcttttattcttgtaatatttatcatatacaaataagaacaaaaattctTACTcatttatcataatttattataaaaaaatcaccaattttATCATCTAATGGTTTAAATCCCACAAAAAAAATGCTATACAATTGTTAATTCAATAATCATCAaccattaattttataactctgaagaaaaaaaatattaacatttattctccaaacactcaaaaaaaaaaaaaagtgtattgaattttaaaacatgataactTATAACCTTAACAAAAACATACATATTTTTTCTGGTCATTGATCAAATTTGACCATATGTCAAATTTAACGTTTATTGGCAATGAGATTTATTGAAGGGAATTAACTTGGTCACAAATTGAAAATTTGGTATATAATTACTGTTTATGGAAATACAAATTTCGAATAAAATCACAAGAATCTTTATTAGAATTAAATCTTCAATTtccactttaaatttttttcaatcactCTCTTATTCTGTGTTGCCGTCGTAATGTAATTAGTGAGCAATTTTAAAATGATCTCTTAACTTTTGTAATACGCAAACTTTTTCAGTTATCTTTCAAGATCATTAAATACTGAGATAAACAATTAAACAGAGGTCTAAAATGAAAGCTAAATTGAAATCTCAGGGGTATTTAGCAAATATTGTAGTTTATAAGGGGGAAATTGACAGAACTCCAATCCTGGGaagattttgtaatttatccaagcactaacaaataaaaaagaaaacaaaggcaTGAGATAGCTactagtgttttttaaaaaaaaaacattacatattttaatattaaaaataaaaaatattattttaattaaaaaatatttttaaaaaacacagcgTTACCGAACAAACTGTACCAAACACGACTAAAAATCGGGTACTGGCAAGCACAGTTTTCAAATTGGACTACCCgctaataaagagagagaagaagctACACAGTAAGCTCTCACCTCCAGTAACAGTCATAGCTCGAGAGGCGCTTCGTTATGGAGGCGGCGGTGATAGACGCTGGAAGTCAGCTCCTTAAAGCCGGCAGTGCAGTTCCAGATCAAGCTCCCCCCATGGTAACCATCACCATCCCTCCACCCAAGCTTCCCTAACCGACTACAATTTCTACtctaattttttactttcacttctttttaactataattttgcAATTCTCATTTCCatttagctttttttcctttaattttttatttaaaattattttaatgtccgAGTAGATAATTCCGAGCCAAATGATACGAGTGGTGGAAGATGGAACATCAGGTGATAATAACGAATCAGTATTTGAGGATGTAACTGTCGATCCAGTGGTTCGAGGTCACATAAGGAATTGGGATGCAATGGAAGATTTATTGCAGTATGTTTTATACGATGGACTTGACTGGGAAGAGGGAAATGAAGGCCAAATCTTGTTTACTGAACCGCTTTGCACTCCCAAGGTTATTTAACGCCTTCCTATGATATTCTTGGCCGGCCGTATATCATTGTTTGTTAGCAGCTTGAGTTTAGTGAGGACGGTGTTAGAAAACCTAATTGAATTTTTACATTACAGGCTGTGAGAGAACAATTGGTGCAGTTGATGTTTGAGACATTTAATGTTTCGGGATTTTATGCATCGGAGCAGGCGGTGTTGTCTCTTTATGCAGTTGGGCGTATCTCTGGGTGCACTGTTGATATTGGTCATGGAAAGATTGGTATGTAAAACCTATCTTTTTAAGCTAAAGTATTTGTCATTGGATATCTTCACTTTCAATCATTGCACGCAGTCGATGTgcataagttttatttttattcttatgcgTGAAGAATGTTCTGTTTCTTAATTAGTCCCTCTTCATGTAACTGCGGAGCAGCACTTTTGATGATGAGAACCGGAGATTCGTGAAGCTTAATTTGCTTGGTGGTTTGCGCTTGATAAtcacttattttctttttttcttctttttttttttaatttcaaattagcAGTTGAACATTagcttaaaaaagaaataactgGGTGGGAAGTGAGTGCCCTTGATTGGATTAGTTTTTTGGCTAAGGTGTgatctctgtttgttttttaacaatattgCCAGATATTGCACCAGTACTTGAAGGTGCTGTTCAGCACATTGCTTCGAGAAGATATGAAATTGGTGGTGTTGATTTGACCAAGTTACTTGCCCAAGAACTGGGTAAATCTAATCCTCTGGTGAATCTTAATGCCTCTGATGTCGAGATGTTAAAAGTAAAGTACTCATGTTGTGCTGAAGATGAGCTTGCTTATGAGAAGACCCAAAGGTCAAGTGATGAGGAGGAGCATACCCTTCCTGATGGACAGGTTTGTTTTGGTGTTGTTTTAAAAACTAGCCTGGAACCCAATCAGGTTCAACCAGGGTGAACCTGAGTTCAAGCTATGATGTCGGAAttgtgaaataaataaatgatctaATAATGATAGCAAGCTACTTTTACGTGATAAACATTTCTTTTAAGTATAGGTAATATGTGGAACAGTTAAGCTAACATGTAATCTAATGACCCATTTGTGGCTTATTCTCACCCTCTCGGTCCACGTTCAAGCTATTATTTCTCTTGTCTATAAATGTTGTAATTCAAACATCACCCAAATGGCCAGGTTGATGTAGCATTTTCTTCTCCAACTACCAGTTGACCTGTAGCTAGTTTGAATcaaatggttctttgacatctGTTTTGATGGGAAATTGGCACGTTGGCCACTTGATTGATGTGGCTCGTACAGCCAGGAGCAGGCTACAAAACATTGCTTTCTGGTGCTAAGATTGAATTTATAGTCTTTACGCATCAATTATGTGTCAAGTCATTATCTTGATTATATAAAATTCCTGGGACTTATTTGGGTGAAAATGAGCTTGGACTGTGGCTGACAAGTGAGTGCTAGGGGagattcttcttttttaccaaaaaataaatttataggttAGGATTGTTTGTGTTAATCTAGTATTAGAATTTTCCTGATTGACTCTTGATATGAAATTTGGTAATTCAATGCAGCTCTGTATGTTTGTCAGGTGATTAGAATTGGAAGAGAAAAATATACGGTCGGCGAGGCTTTATTTCAACCATCTATACTGGGAATAGAGGCTCATGGAATAGTTGAGCAGCTTGCACGTTGTATTTCAATTGTTTCTTCAGAGAACCACCGCCAGCTGCTGGAAAATACTGTACTTTGTGGTGGCACAACTTCTATGCCTGGTgagttttatgtatttattaattgaaatcTGTATGAAGTTGTTTAAGCATgacttctttttgttgtttcacTTCTTGATCAGAAAGAATTTGTTGCTTGGGACGGCTTATAGATTGTTACACTGATGCCTGCTGCAGGTTTTGAAGATAGGTTTCAGAAAGAAGCAAGCCTGTGCTCATCAGCTATTCGTCCTTCACTTGTAAAGGTAAATGATTAGATagacttttatttattgattgttTCCTTAACTTTTGGGTTTCACATTTATTGTGTGCATGCTTTACTGTAATTATCCTTATGAGCGCCACACCCTGTGATGTGAGGATGCTGATTGTTGGCAAGGTTGACATGAGCAGGTGCAGTGATGGGAGCACTTTGCTTCTTTCCTGCTTGCTGGTGCATAACAATACTCAGATGCTTCGGATTTTTCTGACTCACGTATTCTGTCCATAGATTGCCATATAATGctttactttttatttgaagaagctGCACATTGTCCCATTGCATATTTCCTTTGTGAAGTTTTCATAAGCAATACATATTTTAGGTAGTTGTCagtatatcaattttttttagaagtacaattatttgaatattataGGGTTCATAGAAGGGTTATTTTGACTGAAAATATCACATATCATAATTGAAATCACTCTTTCTACAATGTTTAGAGATATTTATTGCTTTTGTTACCTTTAGGTCAATATCCTCTATGTTAATATTTACCAGTATTTCTAGTGAAAGAATAAATGAAACAGGatcaaataacaaattaaaagttcATTAAATGGTAACCTATATCCTCTCTTATGTATAGTTTCAAGACATTTGCTTTATAAGTTTGTCATCATAGAATACGTCAACAGTTTCTTAAATTCCCACATAGTTTCACACACCAGTTTATGAGTAACAGTTGACAGTTCTCTCCTCCTGGAAGTAGTGGAAATGGTTTTGCTGTTCATTTCCGCCTTCTATTCTTTTGGTATATTCTCTCATgcagaacatttcaaaattcgTATTTGTGTTCCTTGCAGCCTCCAGAATATATGCCCGATAAGTTGACGGAGTACTCTGCATGGGTGGGTGGTGCAATACTTGCCAAAGTT
This genomic interval from Populus alba chromosome 1, ASM523922v2, whole genome shotgun sequence contains the following:
- the LOC118047039 gene encoding uncharacterized protein isoform X2 — encoded protein: MESSQNHDTSWTAATNWTIAGGSLVDSLAFESSLSLITHDDNNDQGQFSTVDSKSKSPLVLYAPAPDSAPCEITINFAQKHEVRQVYVRSTARVYEIYCAPEQQSSTEYLCTVRCGIAARDEDVLHATNIEEAVLAHASSIQESAEEKLRNGSSLSPNEDDWVDVKALDSPLVINRNSSSSNSDIKPERNSQDFYEATAEITDANPSTSLTLRLLSLQNKGYVCVDEVYVFGDPADASNSDNQVGPMENSAGNSLMAMLVPAFFQLSKTKGIGGGEDKCNIDTRERQNSQDNGSKAAAPVDVEKKIQEEVRLQEAASPTSKPVQHEISQQVSNTESQPNISRNHFEGVLDQLVSRVNRIEDLFLRFEESMLKPINSIDVRLERVEQQLDALTKKTESSALVSCTRISAPDFSCSEPETNSYNSSSDISYVACEENKSHSPSPLTSVLPDATPVSVNDTMLQPGLVVTAPEFSNYDGEEEDHAVESVKESPKDKQKHTMSIDDALAYALAGFLSSTSIQSQKYSQTPVVKTPDFTSEEENINENVTPRIVESERNMDPPACFCESDGTEHLGNSLSSVSNITSLEGDENVMRSRNDDNSSKMANGVDEQCHRSEGGESDSLDICVGHAVAPATHGVVGTDSYHLENDIKDVEIDNKISKTPDLQKTENLKQFSKDQTDDGSVTTQEIAVSNELVASKGTEEESKQDILQNIVELSRASSVVDFESPILEVKFVSQENSGIKSPLEALLAGMPDLEVEIPSVMEDNNDGSKNGDQCSLISVEDFGAEGSGTDTHISVDMDYYSLNETPSNIEADKPYDCYTSSSQEMPAVSLI
- the LOC118047039 gene encoding uncharacterized protein isoform X1, with the protein product MESSQNHDTSWTAATNWTIAGGSLVDSLAFESSLSLITHDDNNDQGQFSTVDSKSKSPLVLYAPAPDSAPCEITINFAQKHEVRQVYVRSTARVYEIYCAPEQQSSTEYLCTVRCGIAARDEDVLHATNIEEAVLAHASSIQESAEEKLRNGSSLSPNEDDWVDVKALDSPLVINRNSSSSNSDIKPERNSQNFQDFYEATAEITDANPSTSLTLRLLSLQNKGYVCVDEVYVFGDPADASNSDNQVGPMENSAGNSLMAMLVPAFFQLSKTKGIGGGEDKCNIDTRERQNSQDNGSKAAAPVDVEKKIQEEVRLQEAASPTSKPVQHEISQQVSNTESQPNISRNHFEGVLDQLVSRVNRIEDLFLRFEESMLKPINSIDVRLERVEQQLDALTKKTESSALVSCTRISAPDFSCSEPETNSYNSSSDISYVACEENKSHSPSPLTSVLPDATPVSVNDTMLQPGLVVTAPEFSNYDGEEEDHAVESVKESPKDKQKHTMSIDDALAYALAGFLSSTSIQSQKYSQTPVVKTPDFTSEEENINENVTPRIVESERNMDPPACFCESDGTEHLGNSLSSVSNITSLEGDENVMRSRNDDNSSKMANGVDEQCHRSEGGESDSLDICVGHAVAPATHGVVGTDSYHLENDIKDVEIDNKISKTPDLQKTENLKQFSKDQTDDGSVTTQEIAVSNELVASKGTEEESKQDILQNIVELSRASSVVDFESPILEVKFVSQENSGIKSPLEALLAGMPDLEVEIPSVMEDNNDGSKNGDQCSLISVEDFGAEGSGTDTHISVDMDYYSLNETPSNIEADKPYDCYTSSSQEMPAVSLI
- the LOC118047040 gene encoding actin-related protein 7, with product MEAAVIDAGSQLLKAGSAVPDQAPPMIIPSQMIRVVEDGTSGDNNESVFEDVTVDPVVRGHIRNWDAMEDLLQYVLYDGLDWEEGNEGQILFTEPLCTPKAVREQLVQLMFETFNVSGFYASEQAVLSLYAVGRISGCTVDIGHGKIDIAPVLEGAVQHIASRRYEIGGVDLTKLLAQELGKSNPLVNLNASDVEMLKVKYSCCAEDELAYEKTQRSSDEEEHTLPDGQVIRIGREKYTVGEALFQPSILGIEAHGIVEQLARCISIVSSENHRQLLENTVLCGGTTSMPGFEDRFQKEASLCSSAIRPSLVKPPEYMPDKLTEYSAWVGGAILAKVVFPQNQHVTKGDYDETGPSIVHRKCF